One genomic region from Campylobacter sp. RM5004 encodes:
- a CDS encoding autotransporter outer membrane beta-barrel domain-containing protein encodes MNKTIRLSLIAFMLLSANIINAETNLNNNIVTLADTIINVNSGTHNAAATDGNVKTIINHTGGTLNLNQNYSNMQITSTKDTTNIIGTTINNSVLDFNNKVIFDKINIFDNVSLQGNRNNSGFNYLLKDTSTTTFDNSSISDIKIEPWSEANEKGTLIIKNSTIHDSQLGLSKINPSNNTIQKAYIPNLTLNGVILDKTSDNKNSSIFSRNLNIANSSILDTDITIRTSANIDSSYIEGEKITLENNASISITNNSIVNSEIVFGANNSLTINNSSYEIKQDLNLANLTLINHTINGSADKKINISSNSSDMQLNNVTFNDINLSSGTYRIDLNGENTFNRLLVQNTNVKGSGHHITLGDKAQATFNDSEFINTAINNYSFKFNNTTIFNNSKFTNTSIGSASAASAAKVYINNSVINNTDAKATLGGGNIHITNSTINSDITGGNIFFDNLSTIQGTLRGGTIHVNNHNFNKTQKLVIKSGGIYSSGILDLDGIKNFEDSETNLEFGVDNNSTLNLTNMKIANTGMHSANVNEEELVNNSINISDSNLIEVGIGNRNNGGLSFVVDNLSLSNTDIKNTNKAIKAKNIKITGGNITATELRTINQILISPLYWHVNKIDTNIIIDNATINANVETGTLTLKNNSILNGDIQGTNKVIIDNATLNGNITRNDRGYCLIEEGCTGEIEDVSITNSTIKGNVNEVGNITLNNSSLESTSVIVKNDVKIDNSANIQGSFKVGNNLTLTNSAITGDIEEVKNLNLNDSSITTNKVVSASNDITITNTTKQTSSANFSAGNNFTSTNTEFSGNITTNNLLSDNNSTFKGEVVADSINAVGSTFDNTLTITGNSKNNILDNAKLNHGINVNNKDASLSIVNNSTILGSIVNNGIINVEEGSEVSKEVTGTGVLNTNSAFYEDKVEIGTIVGSNNTFKGDVTITNDEANFSVDTNHFHGDIIVSNGTLNASTNNDLNNIISNNINFKNEDVNTKDEINAKVVEVKDTLLIENIDVNTSQISAKQAQITNSNVTSKIFLKGNDDKATSVYDKAEITSGNYTINNSAIKGGIRVDSLSVNNSNIVGQLAVNKLNAINSTFYITGGGYNTSLYEHFSGAIIAKEGASGGNNTINISNTNIGKLINGYVPVAIINNKAPNAIRADMLAASPKIVKQEFFKVTYTTPISTIFLSPSVVHYNKIDDGTSIKEIWSVGLAGKELSESEVIDIINGKGNANYSTTQAVDKNYKDYIMSEVFDNATKKELNSIIYNPYFIAKNNLDILNDRYTYLRTDNKNHGFWLDNNYSYNFYNDIKLKNKGISVGVDNFIDLDKLSVSYGAFTNASRLSLDNAKIDTKLIGAYASTNFYNGVFIDYSLAYASLKHKFDAKKLEFNNTYYTNLWQASIKAGHRLGTTSYIEPSLEINATRFQKHNVKTKNVQITANQGTLVSLKTGVKAGVDLNKNFSLKTELAYYNDLNKSPKANVVSMLESDFSGIRDYGLNAKLGLLVKPSNKLDINADIAKKISLTNESNYKVNLGFNYKF; translated from the coding sequence ATGAATAAAACCATAAGGCTATCATTAATTGCTTTTATGCTTTTAAGTGCTAATATAATTAATGCTGAAACTAATTTAAATAATAATATAGTTACATTAGCAGATACTATAATAAATGTAAATAGTGGAACCCATAATGCAGCAGCTACTGATGGAAACGTAAAAACTATAATAAACCACACAGGTGGAACACTTAATTTAAATCAAAATTATTCAAACATGCAAATAACTTCAACTAAAGACACTACTAATATTATAGGTACTACCATTAATAATAGTGTTTTAGATTTTAATAATAAAGTAATTTTTGATAAGATTAATATATTTGATAATGTAAGTTTGCAAGGCAATAGGAATAATTCTGGATTTAATTATTTGCTAAAAGACACTTCGACAACAACATTTGATAATTCAAGCATTAGTGATATAAAAATTGAGCCTTGGAGTGAAGCAAACGAAAAAGGAACTTTGATTATCAAAAATTCTACAATCCACGATAGTCAACTTGGCTTATCTAAAATAAATCCTAGTAATAATACAATACAAAAAGCATATATCCCAAATCTTACTTTAAATGGGGTGATTTTAGATAAAACTAGTGATAATAAAAATTCTAGTATATTTTCAAGAAATTTAAATATTGCTAATTCATCTATTTTAGATACTGATATAACAATAAGAACTTCAGCGAATATTGATAGTAGCTATATAGAAGGTGAAAAAATAACACTTGAAAATAATGCTAGTATTTCTATTACAAACAATTCAATTGTAAATTCTGAAATAGTATTTGGAGCTAATAATAGTCTTACGATTAATAATTCAAGCTATGAAATTAAGCAAGATTTAAATTTAGCAAATCTAACTTTGATTAATCATACAATAAATGGTTCAGCTGATAAAAAGATTAATATTAGTTCAAATAGTTCTGATATGCAATTAAACAATGTAACTTTTAATGATATTAATTTATCATCAGGAACTTATAGGATTGATTTGAATGGAGAAAATACATTTAATAGACTTTTAGTGCAAAATACAAATGTTAAAGGCAGTGGTCATCATATAACTTTAGGAGATAAAGCGCAAGCAACTTTTAATGATAGCGAATTTATAAATACCGCAATTAACAATTACTCTTTCAAATTTAACAACACAACAATATTTAATAATTCAAAATTTACAAACACCTCAATAGGTTCAGCAAGTGCAGCGTCAGCTGCTAAGGTTTATATAAACAATAGCGTAATTAACAACACTGATGCTAAAGCTACTTTAGGTGGTGGTAATATACATATTACAAATTCTACAATTAATAGCGATATTACAGGTGGAAATATATTCTTTGATAATCTAAGCACAATACAAGGAACGCTTAGGGGTGGAACTATACATGTAAATAATCATAATTTTAACAAAACACAAAAATTAGTTATTAAATCTGGTGGTATTTACTCAAGTGGAATCTTAGATTTAGATGGTATTAAAAATTTTGAAGATAGTGAAACAAACTTAGAATTTGGTGTTGATAATAATTCTACTTTAAATTTAACAAATATGAAGATAGCAAATACTGGTATGCATTCTGCTAATGTAAATGAAGAAGAATTAGTAAATAATAGTATCAATATAAGCGATTCAAATTTAATAGAAGTTGGTATTGGAAATAGAAATAATGGTGGTTTATCTTTTGTTGTTGATAACTTAAGTCTAAGTAATACAGATATAAAAAATACAAACAAAGCAATAAAAGCTAAAAATATAAAGATAACAGGTGGTAATATAACTGCAACAGAACTAAGAACAATAAATCAAATTTTAATATCACCATTATATTGGCACGTAAATAAAATAGATACAAATATTATTATTGATAATGCTACAATAAATGCGAATGTAGAAACAGGGACTTTAACACTTAAAAATAATTCTATTTTAAATGGAGATATTCAAGGAACAAATAAAGTTATCATTGATAATGCTACATTAAATGGAAATATTACTAGAAATGATAGGGGGTATTGCCTTATAGAAGAAGGTTGTACCGGAGAGATTGAAGATGTTAGCATAACTAATTCTACAATTAAAGGTAATGTTAATGAAGTAGGAAATATCACTTTAAATAATAGTAGTTTAGAATCTACTAGTGTAATCGTTAAAAACGATGTTAAAATAGATAATTCAGCTAATATTCAAGGTAGCTTTAAAGTAGGAAACAATTTAACACTTACTAATTCAGCCATTACAGGTGATATTGAAGAAGTAAAAAATTTAAATCTAAATGATTCAAGCATAACTACTAATAAAGTAGTATCAGCAAGCAATGATATAACTATCACAAACACCACCAAACAAACTAGCTCAGCTAATTTTAGTGCAGGTAATAATTTTACTTCTACTAATACAGAATTTAGTGGAAACATAACTACAAACAATCTTTTAAGCGATAATAATAGTACCTTTAAAGGAGAAGTTGTAGCTGATAGTATTAATGCAGTTGGTTCAACCTTTGATAATACTCTAACCATCACAGGAAATAGTAAAAACAATATCTTAGATAATGCTAAATTAAATCACGGAATTAATGTAAATAACAAAGATGCAAGTTTAAGCATAGTAAATAATTCAACCATATTAGGAAGTATTGTTAATAATGGAATTATTAATGTAGAAGAAGGTAGTGAAGTATCTAAAGAAGTTACAGGAACAGGCGTTTTAAATACTAATTCAGCCTTTTATGAAGATAAAGTAGAAATAGGAACTATCGTAGGCTCAAACAATACTTTTAAAGGCGATGTTACCATCACTAATGATGAAGCTAATTTTAGTGTAGATACAAACCACTTCCATGGAGATATTATTGTAAGTAATGGGACTTTAAACGCAAGCACAAACAATGATTTAAACAATATCATCTCAAATAATATCAATTTTAAAAACGAAGATGTTAATACTAAAGATGAAATAAATGCTAAAGTTGTTGAAGTAAAAGATACTCTTCTTATTGAAAACATAGATGTAAATACAAGCCAAATTAGTGCAAAACAAGCTCAAATAACTAATTCAAATGTAACATCAAAAATCTTTTTAAAAGGTAATGATGATAAGGCAACTAGCGTTTATGATAAGGCAGAAATCACAAGTGGAAACTACACTATAAACAATTCAGCTATTAAAGGTGGAATTAGAGTAGATAGTCTAAGCGTAAATAACTCAAACATAGTAGGACAATTAGCAGTAAATAAACTTAATGCTATAAATTCAACTTTTTATATCACTGGGGGGGGGTATAATACTTCTTTATACGAGCATTTTAGTGGAGCTATCATAGCAAAAGAAGGTGCAAGTGGTGGAAATAATACAATCAATATTTCAAACACAAATATAGGCAAACTAATAAATGGCTATGTTCCAGTAGCAATAATAAATAACAAAGCACCTAATGCTATTAGAGCTGACATGCTTGCAGCAAGTCCTAAAATAGTAAAACAAGAATTTTTTAAAGTAACTTACACGACCCCTATTTCAACAATCTTTTTATCACCTAGCGTAGTTCATTATAATAAAATTGATGATGGAACAAGTATTAAAGAGATTTGGAGCGTTGGGCTTGCGGGCAAAGAACTTAGCGAAAGCGAAGTAATAGATATTATCAATGGCAAAGGAAACGCAAATTATTCTACTACTCAAGCAGTAGATAAAAATTATAAAGATTATATTATGAGCGAAGTATTTGATAATGCAACAAAAAAAGAACTAAATAGCATTATTTATAATCCTTATTTCATAGCAAAGAACAATTTAGATATTTTAAATGATAGATATACTTATCTAAGAACTGATAATAAAAATCATGGTTTTTGGCTAGATAATAATTATTCATATAATTTTTATAATGACATTAAGCTAAAAAATAAAGGCATAAGTGTAGGAGTTGATAATTTTATTGACTTAGATAAATTAAGCGTAAGTTATGGAGCATTTACTAACGCTTCAAGACTTAGTTTAGATAATGCTAAAATAGATACTAAACTAATCGGAGCTTATGCTAGCACTAATTTTTATAATGGAGTATTTATTGATTATTCTTTAGCTTATGCAAGTCTTAAACATAAATTTGATGCTAAAAAACTTGAGTTTAATAACACTTACTACACTAATTTATGGCAAGCAAGCATAAAAGCAGGACATAGATTAGGAACTACAAGCTATATAGAGCCAAGTTTAGAAATAAATGCTACTAGATTTCAAAAACATAATGTAAAAACAAAAAATGTGCAAATCACAGCAAATCAAGGAACATTAGTAAGCTTAAAAACAGGCGTAAAAGCAGGAGTTGATTTGAACAAAAACTTTAGCTTGAAAACTGAATTAGCTTATTATAATGATTTAAATAAATCTCCTAAAGCTAATGTTGTTTCTATGCTTGAGAGTGATTTTAGTGGAATTAGAGATTATGGTTTAAATGCTAAATTAGGCTTATTAGTAAAACCTAGCAATAAGCTTGATATTAATGCTGATATTGCCAAAAAGATTTCGCTTACAAACGAATCAAACTATAAAGTAAATTTAGGCTTTAATTATAAATTTTAG
- a CDS encoding YebC/PmpR family DNA-binding transcriptional regulator — MGRAFEYRRASKEARWDKMSKIFPKLAKAIEVAAKEGGIDPEMNAKLRTAIATAKAQNMPKDNIDAAIKRAAGKDGNDIKSLHYEAKANYGVQIIVEVATDNTNRTAANIKAIFNKNGATPLVNGSLEFLFSRKSVFICKKPELDLEELELSLIDFGLEELEDEGENIRIIGAYDSFKELSTGIDELKLELVSGKLEYIPNNPISLSEEQITELEKLLDKLEDDDDVQAVYTNIE; from the coding sequence ATGGGAAGAGCGTTTGAATACAGACGAGCGTCAAAAGAAGCTCGCTGGGATAAGATGAGTAAGATATTTCCAAAACTTGCTAAAGCTATTGAAGTAGCTGCTAAAGAGGGCGGAATTGACCCTGAAATGAATGCAAAACTTCGCACAGCAATTGCAACTGCAAAAGCTCAAAATATGCCAAAAGACAATATCGATGCGGCAATAAAAAGAGCAGCGGGAAAAGATGGCAATGATATTAAAAGTCTTCATTATGAAGCAAAAGCAAATTATGGAGTTCAAATAATAGTTGAGGTTGCTACTGATAATACAAATAGAACTGCTGCAAATATTAAAGCGATTTTTAATAAAAACGGAGCAACTCCACTTGTAAATGGAAGCTTGGAGTTTTTATTTTCAAGAAAGAGTGTTTTTATATGCAAAAAACCTGAACTTGATTTAGAAGAATTAGAATTAAGTCTTATTGATTTTGGTTTAGAAGAATTAGAAGATGAAGGCGAAAATATAAGAATTATCGGAGCTTATGATAGCTTTAAAGAGCTTAGCACAGGCATAGATGAGCTAAAATTAGAGCTTGTTAGTGGTAAGCTTGAGTATATTCCAAATAATCCGATTAGCCTTAGTGAAGAGCAAATTACTGAGCTTGAAAAATTACTTGATAAGCTTGAAGATGATGATGATGTTCAAGCTGTTTATACAAATATAGAATAA
- the gatA gene encoding Asp-tRNA(Asn)/Glu-tRNA(Gln) amidotransferase subunit GatA: MITLEQALKLSDNELIELKKELNKLALENKHLGAYVEQLINTPLDDVDYLGVPVAIKDNIQVKGWSVTNGSKIMQGYVAPYDASVITNMKNKGFAPFGRCNMDEFAMGNTTKSSYYGKTLNPLNNSLVPGGSSGGSAAVVGAKIALAALGSDTGGSVRQPAAFCGCVGFKPSYGRVSRYGLASYSSSLDQVGVLTQNVKDASILYDAIAGYCKYDSTSANVDFVSTFDKLDANKKYKIAIIKNYIDSCSEDIKAKTYEAIEKLKAHGHSISEVNLADSKYDVAAYYIIACAEASANLSRYDGIRYGKRADDFKDLNELYVNTRSEGFGFEVRKRILLGTFVLSSGYIDAYYKKAQLVREVITRKYNEILSDNDLILMPVSPTLPKTFDAKSTSVESYLEDIFTISVNLAKLAGISVPVAKTDDNLNVSVQLVAKRFDELNLLNAALSLENAVK; the protein is encoded by the coding sequence ATGATAACTTTAGAACAAGCTTTAAAATTAAGCGATAATGAATTAATAGAATTAAAAAAAGAATTAAATAAATTAGCTTTAGAAAATAAGCATTTAGGAGCTTATGTAGAGCAATTAATAAACACTCCTTTAGATGATGTTGATTATTTAGGCGTGCCTGTTGCTATTAAAGACAATATTCAAGTAAAGGGCTGGAGTGTTACAAATGGCTCAAAAATTATGCAAGGATATGTAGCACCTTATGATGCTAGTGTAATTACTAATATGAAAAATAAAGGCTTTGCACCATTTGGAAGATGTAATATGGATGAATTTGCTATGGGAAATACTACTAAAAGTAGTTATTATGGCAAGACTTTAAACCCACTTAATAATTCTTTAGTTCCTGGTGGAAGTAGTGGTGGTAGCGCTGCAGTTGTTGGGGCTAAAATCGCTCTAGCAGCACTTGGAAGCGATACAGGCGGAAGCGTTCGCCAACCTGCTGCTTTTTGTGGTTGTGTTGGATTTAAACCTAGTTATGGAAGAGTTAGTAGATACGGACTTGCTAGTTATTCAAGTAGCTTAGATCAAGTTGGAGTGCTAACTCAAAATGTAAAAGATGCTAGTATTTTATACGATGCAATCGCAGGCTATTGCAAATACGATAGCACAAGTGCTAATGTAGATTTTGTTTCTACATTTGATAAATTAGACGCTAATAAAAAATATAAAATCGCAATTATTAAAAATTATATTGATTCATGCTCAGAAGATATCAAAGCAAAAACCTATGAAGCGATAGAAAAACTAAAAGCTCACGGACATAGCATAAGTGAAGTTAATTTAGCTGATAGTAAATACGATGTAGCAGCTTATTATATAATAGCTTGTGCAGAAGCTAGTGCAAACCTAAGTCGTTATGATGGTATAAGATATGGAAAAAGAGCTGATGATTTTAAAGACTTAAACGAACTTTATGTAAATACTAGAAGCGAAGGCTTTGGCTTTGAAGTTCGCAAAAGAATACTTCTTGGAACTTTCGTTTTATCAAGTGGCTACATAGATGCTTACTATAAAAAAGCTCAATTAGTAAGAGAAGTAATTACAAGAAAATATAACGAAATTTTAAGTGATAATGATTTAATCTTAATGCCAGTTAGTCCAACATTACCAAAAACTTTTGATGCGAAAAGTACTTCAGTTGAAAGCTATTTAGAAGATATTTTCACAATTTCAGTAAATCTTGCAAAACTAGCAGGAATTAGCGTTCCGGTAGCAAAAACTGATGATAATTTAAATGTAAGCGTGCAATTAGTAGCAAAAAGATTTGATGAATTAAATCTATTAAATGCTGCATTAAGCCTTGAAAACGCTGTTAAATAA
- a CDS encoding thiamine-binding protein, giving the protein MSVTMDFCIFSMSNDSKSEEIAPIIEYLRKKNIKHKLGAMGTSVETDDLKSALKILNKANKLIDKNRVYLVAKFDIHKSRNDNLKYKVKSVKKRLKAKED; this is encoded by the coding sequence ATGAGCGTAACAATGGATTTTTGTATTTTTTCAATGAGCAATGATAGTAAAAGCGAAGAAATTGCACCTATAATTGAGTATTTACGCAAGAAAAACATAAAGCACAAATTAGGTGCTATGGGAACTAGCGTTGAGACTGATGATTTAAAAAGTGCTTTAAAAATACTAAATAAAGCAAATAAATTAATTGATAAAAATAGAGTTTATTTAGTAGCAAAGTTTGATATTCATAAAAGCAGAAACGATAATTTAAAATATAAAGTAAAATCAGTAAAAAAACGTCTAAAAGCCAAAGAAGATTAA
- a CDS encoding LysE family transporter: MNELFDGILLGLGVCVPFGPVNILILSYALKTFKNAFSLGLGAFVADLLYLFVLSFGVLEFIKNDLFLDILSVFGSLFLIYLAYLMLKPVKNIDIKNNLEKTNVFLNFIKGFFINLANPYVITFWLSVATMLSTKQNPFYLFIGLSFSIFIWIFSLSFFVYKYTDFFSVKVLRIINILSALILVYFAVTLVLGRFL, encoded by the coding sequence ATGAATGAATTATTTGATGGGATATTATTAGGGCTTGGGGTTTGCGTTCCTTTTGGCCCTGTTAATATTCTCATTTTAAGTTATGCTTTAAAAACTTTTAAAAACGCATTTTCTTTAGGCTTAGGTGCATTTGTAGCTGATTTGCTTTATCTTTTTGTTCTTAGTTTTGGTGTTTTAGAATTTATTAAAAACGATTTATTTTTAGATATTTTAAGTGTATTTGGAAGCTTATTTTTAATTTATCTAGCTTATTTAATGCTAAAACCTGTAAAAAATATAGATATAAAAAACAATTTAGAAAAAACTAATGTTTTTCTTAATTTTATTAAAGGATTTTTTATAAACCTTGCAAATCCTTATGTAATAACATTTTGGCTAAGCGTAGCAACTATGTTAAGCACTAAACAAAATCCTTTTTATTTATTTATAGGACTTAGTTTTAGCATATTTATTTGGATTTTTTCTCTTTCGTTTTTTGTTTATAAATATACTGACTTTTTTAGCGTTAAGGTATTAAGAATTATAAATATATTATCGGCTTTAATTTTAGTATATTTTGCAGTTACGCTTGTTTTAGGGAGGTTCTTATGA
- a CDS encoding TSUP family transporter, with the protein MEFSVLEYFIGFLASFVGGFIDAIVGGGGLVTLPVILGLGVPPSLAIATSKLQASMAALSAVFSLRKEIKFKELKLGILITAIFSIIGSYTLLLISNEKIMPLILAILILVFLYTIFKPNLGAINKKAVLTTTSFLIIFGIVLGFYDGFIGPGTGSFWILAFTTLLGFNLKQASINTKVLNTTSNVCSLLFFLCFYEILIKLGLIMGIGGIIGAYLGGKCLLKINVNLVRKAFIFIVFCTICKLIYSNFF; encoded by the coding sequence TTGGAATTTAGTGTTTTAGAATATTTTATAGGCTTTTTAGCTTCGTTTGTTGGTGGTTTTATTGATGCTATTGTAGGCGGTGGTGGGCTTGTTACTTTGCCTGTTATTTTGGGTTTAGGAGTTCCGCCTAGTTTAGCAATAGCAACTAGCAAACTTCAAGCTAGTATGGCAGCACTTTCGGCTGTTTTTAGCCTAAGAAAAGAAATAAAGTTCAAAGAATTAAAGCTTGGAATTTTAATAACGGCAATTTTTTCTATCATAGGTAGCTATACTTTACTTTTAATTTCAAATGAAAAAATAATGCCTTTAATTCTAGCTATACTTATTTTGGTTTTTTTATACACTATTTTTAAGCCAAATTTAGGTGCAATTAATAAAAAGGCTGTTTTAACTACTACAAGCTTTTTAATTATTTTTGGGATAGTTTTAGGATTTTATGATGGTTTTATAGGTCCTGGAACGGGTTCGTTTTGGATACTTGCATTTACAACCTTACTTGGATTTAATTTAAAACAAGCTTCAATTAATACAAAAGTATTAAATACTACTAGCAATGTTTGTTCTTTACTTTTCTTTTTGTGTTTTTATGAAATCTTGATTAAACTAGGGCTTATCATGGGAATAGGTGGAATAATAGGAGCTTATTTAGGTGGTAAATGCCTTTTAAAAATTAATGTTAATTTGGTTAGAAAGGCATTTATATTCATTGTTTTTTGTACGATTTGTAAGCTTATTTATTCAAATTTCTTTTAA
- a CDS encoding nitroreductase family protein gives MIFKECLEKRFSCRDFIDYELSEDELIKIVELAKLSPSATNMQPAKLSFFSGNALIKLSDDLFFALNNGLKSQDVKLYPNTWFEPYKSRRFETGLRLYEALGIKRDDKQKRLEQWHKNYKFFNAKNLAILHIDKGLSEGSLLDAGIFLANFLNAATSLGYDTCVLGSVTEYCDAIRANGVDGLIICAIAIGKKSDDVVNNFRTTRAKNEEIIKFIKEIK, from the coding sequence ATGATTTTTAAAGAGTGTTTAGAAAAAAGATTTTCTTGTAGAGATTTTATTGATTATGAATTAAGCGAAGATGAGCTTATAAAAATAGTTGAATTAGCAAAATTAAGCCCAAGTGCAACGAATATGCAGCCTGCAAAATTAAGCTTTTTTAGTGGCAATGCACTTATAAAACTTAGTGATGATTTGTTTTTTGCGCTTAATAATGGTTTAAAAAGTCAAGATGTGAAATTATATCCTAATACTTGGTTTGAGCCTTATAAAAGCAGAAGATTTGAAACTGGACTTAGGCTTTATGAAGCACTTGGTATTAAGCGTGATGATAAACAAAAACGCTTGGAGCAATGGCATAAAAATTATAAATTTTTTAATGCAAAAAATCTTGCAATTTTGCATATTGATAAAGGTTTAAGTGAAGGTTCTTTGCTTGATGCTGGGATATTTTTGGCTAATTTTTTAAATGCGGCGACTTCTTTAGGCTATGATACTTGCGTTTTAGGTAGTGTTACAGAGTATTGCGATGCTATTAGAGCAAATGGAGTAGATGGGCTTATAATTTGCGCTATTGCAATAGGTAAAAAAAGCGATGATGTGGTAAATAATTTTAGAACCACAAGAGCAAAAAATGAAGAAATAATTAAATTTATAAAGGAGATAAAATGA
- a CDS encoding peptidylprolyl isomerase yields MLKVYENLADLENINETIIKTNKGEMKLTLFKDSPQATLNFTHLVKSGFYNGLKFHRVIPNFVIQGGCPNGTGTGGPGWNIKCECKNQEHKHLRGTLSMAHAGPNTGGSQFFICHSAQPHLDGVHTIFGQINDDDSLKVLDSIRQGDIIESVEIK; encoded by the coding sequence ATGTTAAAAGTATATGAAAATTTAGCAGATTTAGAAAATATTAATGAAACTATAATTAAGACAAATAAAGGCGAAATGAAGCTTACATTATTTAAAGATAGCCCACAAGCGACACTAAACTTTACTCATTTAGTAAAAAGTGGTTTTTATAATGGACTTAAGTTTCATAGAGTAATTCCTAATTTTGTAATTCAAGGTGGTTGCCCAAATGGAACAGGCACTGGAGGTCCAGGCTGGAATATCAAATGTGAATGCAAAAATCAAGAGCATAAACATTTAAGAGGAACTTTATCAATGGCTCACGCTGGTCCTAATACTGGTGGTTCTCAATTTTTCATTTGTCATTCAGCTCAACCACATTTAGATGGAGTTCATACTATTTTTGGTCAAATTAATGATGATGATAGTTTAAAAGTGCTAGATAGTATCCGCCAAGGCGATATTATAGAAAGCGTAGAAATCAAGTAA
- a CDS encoding GNAT family N-acetyltransferase: MIRPARMCDYKACEILDLAMSEFSENFFNERNYHKKIEKFYEFFGKENTRFCLENLFVYEKDNKIIAICCAYGDSEYNDDALKEFLKQNNSNYEIIKECDTNEFYLDSIAVLPEYRGRGILKEFINYLEIIAKNKNYKVISLITKTPKVYEKYGFFIIKECEDFKTYFKMLKEI, encoded by the coding sequence ATGATTAGACCTGCTAGAATGTGTGATTATAAAGCTTGTGAGATTTTAGACCTTGCTATGTCCGAATTTAGCGAAAACTTTTTTAATGAGCGAAACTATCATAAAAAAATTGAAAAATTTTATGAATTCTTTGGCAAAGAAAACACTAGATTTTGCTTAGAAAATCTATTTGTCTATGAAAAAGATAATAAAATAATAGCAATTTGCTGTGCTTATGGCGATAGCGAATACAATGATGATGCTTTAAAAGAGTTTTTAAAACAAAATAATTCAAATTATGAAATTATTAAAGAATGTGATACAAATGAATTTTATCTTGATAGCATTGCAGTTTTGCCTGAATATAGGGGTCGTGGAATACTTAAAGAATTTATAAATTACTTAGAAATTATTGCTAAAAACAAAAACTATAAAGTGATTTCTTTAATTACTAAAACGCCTAAAGTCTATGAAAAATATGGCTTTTTTATAATTAAAGAATGCGAAGATTTTAAAACTTATTTTAAAATGTTAAAAGAAATTTGA